From one Verrucomicrobiota bacterium genomic stretch:
- the rpsC gene encoding 30S ribosomal protein S3 produces the protein MGQKVNPIGFRLSVRRNWRSRWYATKQAYPLFLKEDYEIRSFLRRRLPAASFSDVFIERAGERVRIKIYTSRPGVIIGRKGQDLDNLCAALKKTIGREVIVDIQEIRKPDLVAQLVSEGIALQLERRISFRRAMKKAIQSAMSLGADGIRIQCAGRLGGAEIARSESQRAGRVPLHTLKENIDYGFSEANTVYGKIGVKCWVCRNDSLKV, from the coding sequence ATGGGACAGAAGGTTAATCCGATTGGTTTTCGTTTATCGGTTCGTCGCAATTGGCGTTCGCGCTGGTATGCGACAAAACAGGCCTATCCGTTATTTTTAAAAGAGGATTACGAGATTCGTTCCTTTTTACGGCGTCGCTTACCGGCGGCATCGTTTTCGGATGTCTTTATTGAGCGGGCGGGAGAGCGCGTCCGGATTAAGATTTATACCTCTCGGCCTGGTGTAATTATTGGTCGAAAAGGACAAGATCTGGATAATCTATGTGCCGCATTGAAGAAGACGATTGGTCGTGAGGTGATTGTTGATATTCAGGAGATTCGGAAGCCGGATTTAGTGGCACAGCTCGTTTCGGAGGGAATTGCTTTACAGTTAGAGCGACGGATCTCGTTCCGCAGAGCAATGAAGAAAGCCATCCAGTCGGCGATGAGTCTTGGAGCGGATGGAATTCGTATCCAGTGTGCGGGACGTCTCGGTGGTGCGGAGATCGCGCGTTCGGAATCTCAACGTGCGGGCCGCGTGCCGTTGCATACCCTCAAGGAAAACATCGATTATGGTTTTTCAGAGGCCAATACGGTTTATGGGAAAATTGGTGTGAAGTGCTGGGTGTGCCGCAATGATAGTCTTAAGGTGTAG
- the rplE gene encoding 50S ribosomal protein L5 produces MKQSVLKECYLSSVVKDLTDLYHYKNRHLVPCLEKIVVNSAIASDWDKGFIADVEKDIAAICCQKPIVVRAKKSISNFKLRKGMPNGIKVTLRGNAMYEFFYRLVSIALPAVRDFRGVSNKFDGSGNYTLGIVDHTIFPEVTVDKERRLIGMDITFVTSAKTDAEGRDLLRLLGVPFRKKSA; encoded by the coding sequence ATGAAACAATCAGTCTTAAAAGAGTGCTACTTGTCGTCAGTCGTTAAGGATTTGACGGACCTTTATCACTATAAGAATCGACATTTGGTTCCTTGTTTGGAAAAGATTGTCGTCAATTCGGCGATTGCATCGGACTGGGACAAAGGGTTTATTGCAGATGTGGAAAAAGACATTGCTGCGATTTGCTGCCAAAAGCCAATTGTCGTTCGAGCTAAAAAGAGCATTTCGAACTTTAAACTTCGTAAGGGGATGCCGAATGGCATTAAAGTGACGCTTCGAGGTAATGCGATGTACGAGTTTTTCTATCGCTTGGTTTCGATTGCGCTCCCGGCGGTTCGCGATTTTCGGGGTGTATCGAATAAGTTTGACGGCAGCGGAAATTATACGCTTGGCATCGTCGATCATACAATTTTTCCTGAGGTAACGGTAGATAAGGAACGCCGTTTGATTGGAATGGACATTACTTTTGTAACATCTGCGAAAACGGATGCAGAGGGTCGCGATCTTTTGCGTCTCCTGGGTGTGCCGTTCCGTAAAAAAAGTGCGTAA
- the rplD gene encoding 50S ribosomal protein L4: MKLKVYSQTGAFLEDREYNVPVFEGDHGVAALKFTIDALLANMRQGNASTKTRSDVSGGGKKPFRQKGTGNAREGSSRSPLMPGGGVVFGPHPRSYRKKVNKKVRRLALARSLYDCSEEMLLSVVENFAPGLKKTRDFAVFLKKIFPTGNVLLVDSVFNEDLLVSARNLERVYMIDAASVNALDLKRYDHLLVSESGFGQLLKRVR; encoded by the coding sequence GTGAAATTGAAAGTCTACAGTCAGACAGGAGCTTTTTTAGAGGATCGCGAATATAATGTTCCAGTTTTCGAGGGCGATCACGGTGTTGCGGCGTTGAAATTTACGATCGATGCTTTGTTGGCGAACATGCGTCAGGGGAATGCATCGACGAAGACGCGTTCTGATGTAAGTGGTGGTGGTAAGAAGCCGTTTCGTCAGAAAGGGACGGGTAATGCTCGAGAGGGCTCGAGTCGGAGTCCGTTGATGCCGGGTGGCGGTGTTGTTTTTGGTCCACATCCCCGTTCGTATCGCAAGAAGGTAAATAAGAAGGTGCGGCGTTTGGCATTAGCACGTTCGCTATACGATTGCTCGGAGGAGATGCTTTTGTCGGTTGTGGAGAATTTTGCTCCAGGTCTTAAGAAAACACGTGATTTTGCTGTCTTTTTGAAAAAAATATTCCCGACGGGAAATGTGCTACTGGTGGATTCTGTCTTTAATGAGGATCTGTTGGTGTCAGCGCGGAACTTGGAGCGTGTGTATATGATTGACGCGGCATCCGTGAATGCGCTCGATTTGAAGCGCTATGATCATCTGTTGGTAAGTGAGTCTGGTTTTGGTCAGTTATTGAAGCGCGTGAGGTAA
- a CDS encoding 50S ribosomal protein L23: MDQKLIKGICYTEKSTSLGAAANQYVFDVDVQSSKEEIAAAVSTFFKVSVLKVNTLRRDGKLRRNRMKRGVYGVTPRRKIAIVTLKAGEKIEIV; encoded by the coding sequence ATGGATCAGAAATTGATTAAGGGAATTTGTTATACGGAGAAGTCGACGAGCCTTGGCGCAGCGGCGAATCAGTACGTTTTTGATGTCGATGTGCAGAGTTCTAAGGAGGAAATTGCAGCGGCGGTCAGTACGTTTTTTAAGGTCTCTGTTTTGAAGGTAAATACCCTGCGGCGTGATGGTAAGTTGCGGAGAAATCGAATGAAGCGTGGTGTTTACGGAGTGACACCTCGACGGAAGATCGCTATTGTGACGCTCAAGGCGGGTGAAAAGATCGAAATTGTTTAA
- the rpsQ gene encoding 30S ribosomal protein S17 → METRKFRKSLQGVVTGKSGDKSLKVVYFYKIPHALYRKEVRRKTVLHVHDEKNECLVGDKVEIMETRPLSKMKRWRVLRVIERMPVSK, encoded by the coding sequence ATGGAGACGCGGAAATTTCGAAAAAGTTTACAGGGCGTCGTGACCGGAAAGTCGGGCGATAAGAGCCTGAAGGTGGTGTATTTTTATAAGATTCCGCATGCCCTCTATCGGAAAGAGGTTCGCCGGAAGACGGTACTCCATGTACATGACGAGAAAAATGAGTGCCTCGTCGGGGATAAGGTCGAGATTATGGAGACACGTCCATTGAGCAAGATGAAGCGCTGGCGAGTACTGCGCGTCATTGAGCGTATGCCGGTATCGAAGTAG
- the rplB gene encoding 50S ribosomal protein L2, which translates to MAVTQRKPGTPGQRFLALNRRELWQGAPESSLIVRMHQSRGRNCYGRITSRRRGGGHKQAIRVVDFARNKFDISAKVSRIEYDPNRSADLALLCYADGEKRYILAPRGLKIGDEVVSLNERPKDFAVGMSLPLRLIPAGVFVHCVEIEPGHGAAIARGAGVGVQIVAFDNGYVTVKMPSGEIRLLNPKCRATIGQVGNSDHAKQSLGKAGRTRWLGRRPRVRGVVMNPVDHPMGGGEGRTSGGGHPVSPWGQLAKGYPTRKRSQKSNRMILIRRNGKKVKRG; encoded by the coding sequence ATGGCAGTTACACAGCGTAAGCCCGGAACACCGGGGCAGAGGTTTTTAGCACTGAATCGTAGAGAGCTTTGGCAAGGGGCGCCGGAGTCGTCGCTCATCGTGCGGATGCATCAGAGTCGTGGGCGAAATTGCTACGGGCGCATCACATCACGTCGTCGTGGTGGTGGTCATAAGCAGGCGATCCGTGTTGTTGATTTTGCACGCAATAAATTTGATATTTCGGCTAAAGTGAGCCGAATTGAGTATGACCCTAACCGTTCAGCGGATCTAGCCTTGCTCTGTTATGCGGATGGTGAAAAGCGCTATATTTTGGCGCCGCGGGGCCTTAAGATTGGCGATGAGGTGGTCAGTTTGAATGAACGGCCGAAGGATTTTGCGGTGGGGATGTCTCTGCCGTTGCGGTTGATCCCAGCAGGTGTATTTGTCCACTGTGTGGAAATTGAACCCGGACATGGCGCTGCAATTGCGCGTGGTGCTGGCGTTGGGGTTCAGATTGTTGCATTTGATAATGGCTACGTGACGGTGAAGATGCCGAGTGGCGAAATCCGTCTGTTGAATCCGAAGTGTCGCGCGACGATTGGTCAGGTTGGTAATAGTGATCACGCGAAACAGTCTCTTGGAAAAGCGGGACGGACGCGTTGGTTGGGGCGTCGTCCTCGAGTGCGTGGTGTTGTGATGAATCCTGTCGATCACCCGATGGGTGGTGGTGAAGGGCGAACTTCGGGTGGCGGTCATCCGGTATCGCCGTGGGGGCAGCTCGCGAAGGGCTACCCGACGCGGAAGCGTTCGCAAAAGTCGAATCGTATGATTTTAATTCGTAGGAACGGTAAGAAGGTAAAGAGGGGCTAG
- the rpsS gene encoding 30S ribosomal protein S19, with protein MARSAKKGFFVDPSLMDKVDAAQAASSRKPIKTWSRRSTIGPEFVGLNFQVHNGKTFTEVYVTENMVGHKLGEFSPTRTFKGHSPHTQK; from the coding sequence ATGGCGCGTTCTGCTAAAAAAGGTTTTTTTGTCGATCCGAGCTTAATGGATAAGGTGGATGCCGCGCAAGCCGCGAGTAGCCGTAAGCCGATCAAGACATGGTCACGTCGTTCGACGATCGGTCCAGAGTTTGTAGGGCTTAATTTTCAGGTCCATAACGGGAAGACATTTACAGAGGTGTACGTAACGGAGAACATGGTCGGGCATAAGCTCGGGGAGTTTTCGCCGACGCGTACGTTTAAGGGGCATAGTCCGCATACGCAGAAGTAA
- the secY gene encoding preprotein translocase subunit SecY, with protein MFSAFINCLKIQELRNKVIITLALLFVARIGASIPLPGLDPKPLHDFFASQQASGGSLVGMYNMFTGGAFLKGAIFGLGVMPYISASIILQLLVAVMPGLARVQREQDGRQRIMQYTRYLTLLICLIQGILLVLALSNYPEKIFPGFNQAVYGDIVVMNHGWFLFNSTIILSAGTMILTWLGDRITQLGVGNGVSLLITVGILSSLPGAVMQLIKMFHSPVGADSGSLGNGHLFLMAVLLVVVIYGMVAVTQANRKISVQYARRVVGRGKMMGGQVSFLPLKVNYAGVMPVIFASTLIMFPQQIFTYIAGAWNIPFCAQIANALMHGSTVFYIVYGLLILCFSYFWVSIMFKPQQIAEDLKKSGGYIPGVRPGSDTAAFLDFSMTRLTLAGAIFLTIVALLPDLISIYCGIPYTISMFFGGTGTLITVGVLLDTMRQMEVQLIERNYDGFLQKGKMRSRGKKDSVGIADVVDSCRTMKVVFVALGIALVIGLIAWALK; from the coding sequence ATGTTTTCAGCATTTATCAATTGTTTGAAAATCCAGGAGCTGCGTAATAAGGTCATTATTACGCTGGCGCTGTTATTTGTAGCGCGGATCGGTGCAAGTATTCCGCTGCCGGGGTTGGATCCGAAGCCGCTTCATGACTTCTTTGCAAGCCAACAGGCATCCGGTGGGAGTCTTGTGGGCATGTATAACATGTTCACGGGAGGGGCCTTTTTAAAAGGGGCCATTTTCGGTCTTGGCGTAATGCCATACATTAGTGCTTCAATTATTCTGCAGTTGCTGGTGGCGGTGATGCCAGGGCTCGCGCGCGTACAACGTGAGCAGGACGGGCGTCAGCGGATCATGCAATATACACGCTATCTGACGCTTTTGATCTGTCTGATTCAGGGTATTTTATTAGTTTTAGCGCTTTCAAATTATCCAGAGAAAATTTTCCCGGGGTTCAATCAGGCAGTCTACGGGGATATCGTTGTAATGAATCATGGTTGGTTCTTGTTCAATTCGACGATTATTCTTTCAGCTGGAACGATGATTCTGACTTGGTTAGGTGACCGCATCACGCAGTTGGGTGTTGGGAATGGTGTTTCGCTCTTAATTACTGTTGGTATTTTGTCTTCGCTGCCGGGAGCGGTGATGCAACTCATTAAGATGTTTCATAGCCCTGTTGGCGCGGATTCAGGAAGTTTGGGTAATGGCCATCTTTTCTTGATGGCAGTCTTATTGGTCGTTGTGATTTATGGCATGGTGGCCGTGACGCAGGCGAATCGAAAAATTTCGGTTCAATACGCACGACGTGTTGTCGGACGCGGGAAAATGATGGGGGGGCAGGTTTCATTTTTGCCATTAAAGGTCAATTACGCAGGCGTTATGCCAGTTATCTTTGCGAGTACATTGATTATGTTCCCGCAGCAGATTTTCACTTATATTGCGGGTGCGTGGAATATTCCTTTTTGTGCACAAATCGCGAATGCGCTGATGCACGGATCGACAGTTTTCTACATTGTTTACGGTCTATTGATCCTCTGTTTCAGTTACTTTTGGGTGTCCATTATGTTTAAACCTCAGCAGATCGCAGAGGATCTGAAAAAGAGCGGTGGCTATATCCCGGGTGTCCGACCTGGTAGTGATACAGCGGCATTTTTGGACTTTTCGATGACACGTTTGACGTTGGCGGGGGCTATTTTCTTAACCATCGTTGCGTTGTTGCCGGATCTGATTTCTATTTATTGCGGCATCCCGTACACGATTTCCATGTTTTTCGGAGGGACCGGAACATTGATTACGGTTGGCGTACTGCTCGATACGATGCGCCAAATGGAGGTGCAGCTCATTGAGCGCAATTATGACGGGTTCCTTCAAAAAGGGAAAATGCGGTCACGTGGCAAAAAGGATTCTGTCGGAATAGCAGATGTCGTCGATTCCTGCCGGACGATGAAGGTTGTGTTCGTCGCTTTGGGGATTGCCCTGGTGATTGGCCTGATTGCTTGGGCATTGAAGTAG
- the rplR gene encoding 50S ribosomal protein L18: MNLDHKKCVQLRRRLRIRKNVLGSAERPRLSLHFSEKHIYAQCIDDTCGRTLVYLSTQSKNTAHKSNVAGATEFGKAFGDAAIKAGVQAVVFDRGIKRYHGKVKAFADSARSVGVQF; encoded by the coding sequence ATGAATTTAGATCATAAAAAGTGTGTGCAGTTACGTCGGCGTTTACGGATTCGCAAAAATGTTTTAGGTTCTGCGGAGCGTCCTCGATTGTCATTGCACTTCAGTGAGAAGCATATTTACGCGCAGTGCATTGATGACACTTGTGGCCGGACGCTTGTTTATTTGTCGACACAGTCAAAGAATACAGCGCATAAGTCGAATGTTGCGGGGGCGACTGAGTTTGGAAAAGCGTTTGGCGATGCCGCGATTAAGGCGGGCGTTCAAGCGGTTGTATTTGACCGTGGCATCAAGCGGTATCACGGTAAGGTGAAGGCATTTGCTGATTCTGCTCGCAGCGTGGGGGTACAGTTTTAA
- the rplV gene encoding 50S ribosomal protein L22, with product MEFRALTKFVRMSDKKVREVTRVLRGRKADEAVQMLKFVPRKSARLVEKTLSSAIANAECQGIRKEALTIKAAVTEQGVSFRRFIPASRGSAHPIRKRTSHIRIVLTDNLS from the coding sequence ATGGAATTTAGAGCATTAACGAAATTTGTTCGCATGTCGGATAAGAAGGTCCGCGAGGTGACGCGTGTTTTACGGGGGCGGAAAGCGGATGAGGCAGTTCAGATGTTAAAGTTTGTTCCGCGGAAGTCGGCACGTCTCGTCGAAAAAACTTTATCGAGCGCGATTGCCAATGCGGAATGTCAGGGAATTCGCAAAGAAGCGTTGACGATTAAGGCAGCGGTCACGGAGCAAGGGGTTTCGTTTCGTCGGTTTATACCGGCGTCGCGTGGATCAGCGCATCCAATTCGTAAGCGTACGAGCCATATTCGGATTGTGCTCACCGACAATTTAAGCTAG
- the rpsN gene encoding 30S ribosomal protein S14 yields the protein MAKTSVIERNKKRQAMVAKYAEQRKELKKILRNPATSDEDFWAASRKLATLPRNSSAVRVRNRCSITGRGRAYFGRFGVSRIQLRELVSFGQIPGVIKASW from the coding sequence ATGGCAAAGACATCGGTCATTGAAAGAAATAAGAAGCGGCAAGCGATGGTCGCAAAGTACGCAGAACAGCGTAAGGAGTTGAAGAAAATTTTGAGAAATCCGGCAACTTCTGATGAAGATTTTTGGGCGGCAAGTCGTAAACTCGCGACCCTTCCTCGGAATTCTTCGGCGGTGCGCGTACGGAATCGTTGTTCAATTACAGGGCGCGGTCGGGCGTATTTCGGTCGGTTTGGAGTGTCGCGTATTCAGTTAAGGGAGTTGGTCTCATTTGGTCAGATCCCAGGAGTTATTAAGGCGTCGTGGTAA
- the rplO gene encoding 50S ribosomal protein L15, whose amino-acid sequence MKLHDLVKVGANRATKRRGRGQASGVGGTSGRGHKGGKARSGYSPAPCCSGLPYYRRLPKRGFKNGAFGQDFVAINIDTLARLDCAEITREVLVERGVVRTSESLIKVLGRGEITKAIRVIADQFSEAARRKIEAAGGTIEALAVR is encoded by the coding sequence GTGAAACTACATGATTTAGTCAAAGTTGGTGCCAATCGTGCAACGAAGCGCCGTGGTCGTGGACAGGCGTCGGGTGTTGGTGGAACATCGGGTCGTGGGCACAAGGGCGGTAAGGCCCGTTCGGGGTATTCGCCAGCACCTTGTTGCTCGGGGCTGCCATACTATCGCCGTTTGCCAAAACGTGGCTTTAAAAATGGAGCGTTTGGGCAGGATTTTGTTGCGATCAATATCGACACATTGGCACGGTTAGATTGTGCTGAAATTACACGAGAAGTGTTGGTTGAACGTGGTGTTGTGCGTACGAGTGAGTCATTGATTAAGGTGTTGGGACGGGGAGAGATTACGAAAGCTATCAGAGTTATTGCTGATCAGTTTTCGGAGGCGGCGCGTCGGAAGATTGAGGCAGCCGGCGGTACCATCGAGGCATTGGCGGTGCGTTAA
- the rpsE gene encoding 30S ribosomal protein S5: MSGTNLKSNRRTRNNNRQSEPSDEANRLTDRVVFINRCAKVVKGGRRFGFSALVVVGDGAGRVGIGLGKAKETPDAVKKAVEHAKKELRSYALAGHTIPHEVTGSFDGGLVMLRPAAPGTGVVAGGGVRLVLESLGVSDVLSKSMGSNNPFAMVGATLDALKKLRRYSDAMGLRHASADEE; this comes from the coding sequence ATGAGTGGTACAAATTTGAAGTCGAATCGGCGGACACGTAACAACAACCGTCAGAGCGAGCCCTCAGATGAGGCCAATCGCTTAACTGATCGGGTCGTGTTTATCAATCGTTGTGCAAAGGTTGTAAAAGGAGGGCGTCGCTTTGGGTTTTCAGCGCTTGTTGTGGTAGGCGATGGTGCTGGGCGTGTTGGGATTGGTCTCGGTAAGGCAAAGGAGACCCCGGATGCGGTAAAAAAAGCCGTTGAGCACGCCAAGAAAGAATTGCGTAGTTATGCCCTTGCGGGACATACCATTCCTCACGAAGTGACCGGTTCATTTGATGGCGGTTTGGTGATGTTACGTCCCGCAGCTCCGGGAACGGGCGTTGTTGCGGGTGGTGGTGTTCGATTAGTTTTAGAGTCGTTGGGCGTGTCCGATGTGCTGTCCAAATCGATGGGTTCGAACAATCCATTTGCGATGGTTGGGGCGACTTTAGATGCTCTCAAAAAATTACGCCGTTACAGCGATGCGATGGGCTTACGCCACGCGTCAGCGGATGAAGAATAG
- the rpmC gene encoding 50S ribosomal protein L29 → MEDLASGTVQELLEELHSIERQLLELSLKKCAGLLQKPHVVSDLRRQGARIRTFLGQKTCKASDNQKVA, encoded by the coding sequence ATGGAAGATTTAGCGAGTGGAACTGTACAGGAGCTTTTAGAGGAATTGCATTCGATTGAACGGCAGTTATTAGAGCTGTCGTTGAAAAAATGTGCTGGGCTTTTACAGAAACCGCACGTTGTTTCAGATCTTCGACGTCAGGGTGCTCGAATTCGTACTTTTTTGGGACAAAAGACTTGCAAAGCGTCTGATAACCAAAAGGTTGCATAA
- the rpsH gene encoding 30S ribosomal protein S8, producing the protein MDAIGDFLTVIRNASAARKRCCSVTSSNMRKRVAEVLKRNGYIKDYGVEEVRPGVKSLHVDLKYVKGTPAISGLVRCSRPGRRLYCDCNSIPKVFNNLGMCILTTPRGVLSGRDALQSHVGGELLCKVW; encoded by the coding sequence ATGGATGCAATAGGCGATTTTTTAACGGTTATCCGAAATGCGAGTGCAGCGCGTAAACGCTGCTGTTCGGTTACCTCTTCAAATATGCGCAAGCGTGTTGCGGAGGTATTGAAGCGGAATGGCTATATTAAGGATTACGGTGTCGAAGAAGTCCGTCCAGGAGTCAAGTCGTTGCATGTCGATTTAAAGTACGTGAAAGGCACTCCAGCGATTTCAGGATTAGTGCGGTGTAGCCGTCCAGGACGTCGTTTATACTGCGATTGTAACTCGATCCCCAAGGTCTTTAATAATCTCGGAATGTGTATTTTAACAACGCCACGTGGGGTACTGTCGGGACGCGATGCGCTTCAAAGCCATGTTGGCGGTGAATTATTGTGTAAGGTTTGGTAA
- the rplF gene encoding 50S ribosomal protein L6, whose protein sequence is MSRIGKLPVEIPSSVKVNLTGNHVEVSGPHGSLKQDFGEGVVLSLVDGSLTVAPKDQSPHANAMHGTVRSIIHNMVTGVQTPYQKDLEIQGVGFKAALKGSVLDLSLGYSHPVNYAIPEGISVTIKDGTQINIKGADKALVGKVAAEIKRFYPVEPYKGKGVRIAGEHVRRKEGKKSAK, encoded by the coding sequence ATGAGTCGTATTGGAAAGTTGCCGGTTGAGATTCCATCGTCTGTGAAAGTAAATTTGACAGGGAATCATGTCGAGGTTTCCGGACCTCATGGAAGCCTTAAGCAGGACTTTGGTGAAGGAGTTGTATTATCGCTTGTAGATGGCTCATTGACCGTTGCGCCAAAAGATCAATCGCCGCACGCGAATGCGATGCATGGAACAGTTCGCTCGATTATTCATAACATGGTAACGGGTGTTCAAACGCCTTATCAAAAGGATCTCGAGATTCAGGGAGTTGGTTTTAAGGCAGCTCTCAAGGGAAGTGTTTTGGATCTTTCGCTCGGGTACTCTCATCCGGTGAATTATGCAATCCCGGAGGGAATTAGTGTTACTATTAAGGATGGAACGCAGATCAATATTAAGGGTGCCGACAAAGCCTTAGTCGGTAAGGTTGCGGCGGAAATCAAACGCTTTTACCCGGTGGAGCCCTATAAAGGTAAAGGTGTTCGTATCGCAGGCGAGCATGTCCGTCGGAAGGAAGGTAAGAAATCGGCGAAGTAG
- the rplP gene encoding 50S ribosomal protein L16, giving the protein MSKLSPARTKYRKVQKGRNRGNARGGDFLAFGDCGIQTLDRGCLSASQIEAARIAISRHLKRKGKLWVRVFPHTPVTKKPAETRMGKGKGAVEYWGAEIKPGMILFELAGVSVTLAREAFRLADFKLPFRCRFISREELEAY; this is encoded by the coding sequence ATGAGTAAGTTATCTCCGGCGCGGACGAAGTACCGCAAAGTACAAAAGGGGCGTAATCGAGGAAACGCTCGTGGTGGTGATTTTTTAGCGTTTGGCGACTGTGGTATTCAGACCTTAGATCGTGGATGTCTTTCAGCTTCTCAGATTGAGGCTGCTCGTATCGCGATTTCTCGGCATCTCAAGAGAAAGGGAAAGCTGTGGGTCCGTGTTTTTCCGCATACGCCAGTTACTAAGAAACCTGCCGAAACGCGTATGGGAAAAGGCAAGGGTGCTGTAGAATATTGGGGCGCAGAAATTAAACCTGGGATGATTTTGTTTGAGCTCGCCGGTGTTTCGGTGACGCTTGCGCGGGAGGCATTTCGTTTAGCGGATTTTAAGTTACCTTTCCGGTGCCGCTTTATTAGTCGTGAGGAGTTGGAGGCTTACTAA
- the rplX gene encoding 50S ribosomal protein L24 translates to MKYKLKRNDEVVVISGQHKGERGKVLEVLREACRVVVEGVALRKHYLKKDQNHPEGGEVERESSLHYSNVMLASRYDRKRK, encoded by the coding sequence ATGAAGTATAAACTTAAGCGGAATGATGAGGTTGTTGTAATTTCCGGCCAGCATAAAGGTGAACGGGGAAAGGTCTTGGAGGTGTTGCGTGAAGCCTGTCGTGTAGTTGTTGAAGGCGTTGCGTTGCGGAAACATTATTTAAAGAAGGATCAAAATCATCCGGAGGGCGGAGAGGTTGAGCGTGAGAGCAGTTTGCATTATTCGAATGTGATGCTTGCGTCTCGATATGACCGTAAGCGGAAGTAA
- the rplC gene encoding 50S ribosomal protein L3 — protein MRDHRLVLGKKVGMTQVFTEGRCLVPVTVVEVLPSVISQIRTPERDGYSAIQLAYGERKVKNLSKGVLGHLKLSAKESCEGLKEFRVDDVSGYELGASIDSSIFSVGELIDVIGQTKGHGFQGVMKRHGFSGGPAGHGSMFHRRGGSYGCREWPGKVWKGRKMPGHDGSAMRTVQNLEIVDIVPDRNVVLVQGSLPGYNGGLVVLRKAAKAKQEAGK, from the coding sequence ATGAGAGATCATCGATTAGTATTAGGGAAAAAGGTCGGAATGACGCAGGTTTTTACGGAGGGGCGTTGCCTTGTTCCGGTTACGGTTGTAGAAGTATTGCCGAGTGTTATTTCGCAGATTCGAACACCAGAGCGTGATGGCTATAGTGCCATTCAGCTCGCGTACGGTGAACGGAAAGTGAAGAATTTATCCAAAGGTGTTCTGGGTCACTTGAAGTTATCTGCTAAGGAGTCCTGCGAGGGTTTGAAGGAGTTTCGTGTTGACGATGTTAGCGGGTATGAGTTAGGTGCCTCCATAGATAGTTCAATTTTTTCGGTCGGTGAGCTTATCGATGTGATTGGACAGACGAAGGGGCACGGTTTTCAAGGTGTCATGAAGCGCCATGGATTTAGTGGCGGTCCTGCAGGCCACGGTTCGATGTTTCATCGTCGCGGTGGTTCTTATGGATGTCGTGAGTGGCCAGGAAAAGTCTGGAAGGGGCGTAAGATGCCAGGACACGATGGTAGCGCGATGCGGACGGTGCAAAATTTAGAGATCGTTGATATTGTGCCGGATCGCAATGTTGTGTTGGTTCAAGGAAGTTTGCCGGGGTATAACGGTGGACTTGTTGTGTTGCGTAAGGCCGCAAAGGCGAAACAGGAGGCTGGAAAGTGA
- the rplN gene encoding 50S ribosomal protein L14 has translation MLQQQSILDVADNTGAKKAMMIRRLGQNTRTAGIGDVIIASIRQSAPEAAVKKGSVVRAVIVRTAAPIAREDGSYLRFDNNACVVIDDKGNPKGSRIFGPIARELRQKNFMKIISLAPEVL, from the coding sequence ATGTTGCAGCAACAAAGTATTTTAGATGTCGCGGACAATACGGGTGCAAAAAAAGCGATGATGATCCGTCGCCTTGGTCAAAACACGCGCACCGCAGGTATCGGGGATGTGATTATCGCCTCGATTCGTCAGAGTGCGCCGGAGGCAGCCGTCAAAAAAGGCAGTGTTGTCCGTGCTGTGATTGTCCGTACAGCGGCTCCGATTGCACGTGAAGACGGAAGTTATCTCCGCTTTGACAATAATGCGTGTGTCGTTATTGATGATAAAGGTAATCCAAAGGGAAGTCGTATATTTGGGCCGATTGCGCGTGAATTACGGCAGAAAAATTTTATGAAGATCATTTCCTTAGCACCGGAGGTCTTATGA